The Pseudarthrobacter sp. NS4 genome includes a window with the following:
- a CDS encoding LLM class flavin-dependent oxidoreductase, translated as MSREAAPGDGEASPGVHWQNPIAPVGKDRILLGLNTFGDVGEKPDGSPQPHAEVLRQLLEQAELADAVGLHAFGVGEHHRKDYAVSAPEVFLAAAAARTQQIRLGSAVTVLSSDDPIRVFQRFSTLDAISNGRAEAMLGRGSFVESFPLFGLDLADYELLFEEKLALFDKVRAQKPVHWEGRTRPPLHGLSVYPPLEHHLLPAWIGVGGTPESVLRCAQYGYPIIFAIIGGQPRAFQPLADLYREAMSKYGHPMQPMATHSPGHVAPTDEEAREEFFPHWLKLRNRLGAERGWGPAGRPEFDAMCAPEGALYVGSPETVARKIVLLKQNLGVDRFDLKYSSGALPHAAMMRCIELMGTAVAPKVSELLGN; from the coding sequence ATGAGCCGGGAGGCGGCCCCGGGGGACGGCGAAGCCTCCCCGGGAGTTCACTGGCAGAACCCCATCGCGCCCGTGGGCAAGGACCGGATCCTGCTCGGCCTCAACACCTTCGGCGACGTAGGTGAGAAACCCGACGGCAGCCCGCAGCCGCATGCCGAAGTCCTGCGCCAGCTGCTGGAACAGGCTGAGCTGGCGGACGCCGTCGGACTCCACGCTTTTGGGGTGGGGGAGCACCACCGCAAGGACTACGCAGTCTCCGCTCCGGAGGTCTTCCTGGCCGCAGCCGCCGCCCGGACGCAGCAGATCCGGCTCGGCTCGGCGGTCACCGTCCTCAGCTCCGACGATCCCATCCGCGTGTTCCAGCGCTTCTCAACCCTGGACGCCATCTCCAACGGCCGGGCCGAGGCGATGCTGGGCCGCGGGTCCTTCGTTGAATCCTTCCCGCTCTTCGGACTGGACCTGGCCGACTACGAGCTGCTGTTCGAAGAGAAGCTCGCATTGTTCGACAAGGTGCGGGCGCAGAAGCCGGTGCACTGGGAAGGCCGCACCCGGCCCCCGCTCCACGGACTCAGCGTCTACCCGCCCCTGGAACACCACTTGCTGCCTGCGTGGATCGGCGTCGGCGGAACCCCGGAGTCCGTGCTCCGCTGCGCGCAGTACGGCTATCCCATCATCTTCGCGATCATCGGCGGCCAGCCGCGGGCATTCCAACCGCTGGCAGACCTGTACCGCGAGGCGATGTCCAAGTACGGGCACCCGATGCAGCCGATGGCCACGCATTCCCCGGGGCACGTTGCCCCCACCGACGAAGAGGCCAGGGAAGAGTTCTTTCCGCACTGGCTCAAGCTGCGGAACCGGCTCGGGGCCGAACGCGGCTGGGGACCGGCCGGACGGCCGGAGTTCGACGCCATGTGCGCCCCGGAAGGAGCCCTCTACGTCGGATCACCGGAGACAGTGGCCCGAAAGATCGTCCTGCTGAAGCAGAACCTTGGGGTTGACCGCTTCGACCTCAAGTACAGCAGCGGGGCTTTGCCGCATGCTGCCATGATGCGGTGCATCGAGCTCATGGGTACTGCTGTGGCGCCCAAGGTGTCTGAATTGCTCGGCAACTAA
- a CDS encoding ferrochelatase, with translation MSPLGPHGGTAVNPVTEVGRMAPKNYDAVLLASFGGPEGQEDVIPFLRNVTRGRGIPDERLEEVSHHYRANGGISPINQQNRELKSALEAELAARGIDLPVLWGNRNWAPYIPQTLQDAYDAGHRRLLMITTSAYSCYSSCRQYREDIGMALSETGLDGRLEVDKVRQYFDHPGFVEPFVEGTAAGIAEVRAKLAEAGTPDAPIQILFATHSIPTRDAEAAGRSEGEPRGFEEGSAYVAQHLATAAAVIQRVEEESGLTAPWSLVYQSRSGAPHVPWLEPDINDAIEELGSQGIKGIVIVPLGFVSDHMEVVWDLDTEALETCANLGLAATRVPTPGTHRKFVNGMVDLISERTVANNISDRPAVTELGPWYDVCRPGCCANFRGEKPTIAGADTTVGTGHDPYPVGVPSGRPGPSQGAAQQ, from the coding sequence ATGAGCCCCCTCGGCCCCCACGGAGGCACTGCCGTCAATCCCGTCACCGAAGTCGGCCGCATGGCTCCCAAGAATTACGACGCCGTCCTCCTTGCCTCCTTCGGCGGCCCGGAAGGCCAGGAAGACGTCATCCCGTTCCTCCGGAACGTGACCCGCGGCCGCGGCATCCCGGACGAGCGGCTCGAGGAAGTCTCCCACCACTACCGTGCAAACGGCGGCATCAGCCCCATCAACCAGCAGAACCGCGAGCTCAAGTCAGCACTTGAAGCCGAGCTGGCCGCGCGGGGAATCGATCTTCCGGTGCTCTGGGGCAACCGCAACTGGGCACCGTACATCCCGCAGACCCTGCAGGACGCGTACGACGCCGGCCACCGCCGCCTGCTCATGATCACCACCAGTGCCTACTCGTGTTACTCCAGCTGCCGCCAGTACCGCGAGGACATCGGCATGGCGCTGAGCGAAACCGGCCTGGACGGCCGCCTTGAGGTGGACAAGGTGCGCCAGTACTTCGACCACCCCGGATTTGTGGAGCCCTTCGTGGAAGGCACAGCGGCGGGCATCGCCGAGGTGCGTGCGAAGCTGGCCGAAGCCGGCACCCCGGATGCTCCCATCCAAATCCTCTTCGCCACCCACTCCATTCCCACCCGGGATGCCGAAGCCGCGGGCAGGTCCGAAGGCGAACCGCGCGGGTTCGAGGAAGGCTCGGCCTACGTCGCCCAGCACCTCGCCACGGCCGCGGCCGTCATCCAGCGGGTCGAAGAGGAATCCGGCCTCACCGCGCCATGGTCCCTCGTGTACCAGTCACGCTCCGGCGCCCCGCACGTGCCGTGGCTTGAGCCTGACATTAACGACGCCATCGAGGAGCTTGGCAGCCAGGGCATCAAGGGCATTGTCATCGTGCCCCTGGGCTTCGTCAGCGACCACATGGAAGTTGTCTGGGACCTGGACACCGAGGCCCTGGAGACCTGCGCCAACCTGGGACTGGCCGCCACCCGTGTCCCCACGCCCGGAACGCACCGCAAGTTCGTCAACGGCATGGTGGACCTGATTTCCGAACGCACCGTGGCCAACAACATCAGCGACCGGCCGGCGGTGACGGAACTGGGTCCGTGGTACGACGTGTGCCGGCCCGGGTGCTGCGCCAACTTCCGGGGCGAAAAGCCCACCATCGCCGGGGCTGACACCACCGTCGGCACCGGCCACGACCCCTATCCCGTGGGCGTGCCTTCCGGCCGGCCCGGCCCATCCCAGGGAGCAGCACAGCAGTGA
- a CDS encoding amino acid ABC transporter permease → MDLLDQLADTFFNWEEMAKVIPALLMVGLPNTLILAVASGILGSLLGLLLAMMGISRNAGARWAARIYTDIFRGLPAILVILVIGIGLSPIAREITGSRNPYPLGILALTLIAAAYIGEIFRSGIQSVEKGQLEASRALGFSYGSSMRLVVVPQGIRRVLPALVNQFISLLKDSSLVFMLGLAASDREIFRIGNDAMANTGNLSPLVAAGVLYLILTVPLTHFVNFIDHRLRTGKPEKKEPDELAAPIGKGAHA, encoded by the coding sequence ATGGATCTCCTGGATCAGCTTGCCGACACCTTCTTCAACTGGGAGGAAATGGCGAAAGTCATTCCCGCCCTGCTCATGGTGGGCCTGCCCAACACCCTGATTCTGGCTGTGGCATCGGGCATCTTAGGCTCCCTCCTGGGGTTGCTGCTGGCGATGATGGGTATCTCACGCAATGCCGGAGCCCGCTGGGCTGCACGCATCTATACGGATATTTTCCGGGGTCTCCCAGCCATCCTCGTGATTCTGGTGATCGGCATCGGGCTGAGCCCGATCGCCCGCGAAATCACTGGGTCACGGAACCCATATCCGTTGGGCATCCTGGCCCTGACCTTGATCGCCGCCGCCTATATCGGCGAAATTTTCCGGTCAGGTATCCAGAGTGTTGAAAAGGGACAGTTGGAGGCCTCCAGGGCGCTCGGATTCAGCTACGGCAGTTCCATGCGCCTGGTGGTGGTGCCGCAAGGCATCCGCCGGGTTCTTCCGGCCCTGGTGAACCAGTTCATCTCGCTGTTGAAGGATTCCTCGCTGGTGTTCATGCTGGGCCTGGCCGCCTCCGACCGGGAAATCTTCCGGATCGGAAACGACGCAATGGCCAACACAGGCAACCTCTCGCCGCTGGTAGCGGCAGGCGTCCTGTACCTGATCCTGACCGTCCCGCTCACCCACTTCGTAAACTTCATCGACCACCGGCTGCGTACCGGCAAGCCGGAGAAGAAGGAACCCGATGAGCTGGCGGCACCTATCGGCAAGGGGGCACACGCATGA
- a CDS encoding 3'-5' exonuclease, whose protein sequence is MSTWNTLPRAAFDLETTGRNSRAARIVTASVTVVDHKGDVIKEHEWLADPGVEIPAEASDVHGVTTEQARRDGRPAHEVTKELAAVLQDLFDDGVPVIAFNASYDFTVLAAESARYGVPQLTRFPVLDPYVMNKQVDRYRKGKRTLTALCEEYGVVLDNAHTSAADALATLKVLDAMAGKFPKLMMPASQLHQLQVDWAVSQAADFQGYLRKTKPAAVIEGDWPVLPPQDASTGGF, encoded by the coding sequence ATGAGCACCTGGAACACCCTCCCCCGAGCAGCCTTCGATCTGGAAACCACCGGACGCAATTCGCGCGCGGCGCGGATTGTCACGGCCTCGGTTACCGTGGTGGACCATAAGGGCGACGTCATCAAAGAGCATGAATGGCTGGCCGATCCGGGAGTTGAAATTCCCGCTGAGGCCAGTGATGTGCATGGCGTCACCACCGAACAGGCCCGGCGGGACGGGCGTCCTGCCCATGAGGTAACCAAGGAGCTCGCCGCGGTCCTGCAGGACCTTTTCGACGACGGCGTCCCGGTTATCGCGTTTAACGCCAGCTACGACTTCACCGTGCTGGCCGCCGAGTCCGCGCGGTACGGAGTGCCCCAGCTCACCCGGTTCCCCGTCCTTGATCCCTACGTCATGAACAAGCAGGTGGACCGTTACCGGAAAGGCAAGCGGACCCTGACGGCGCTGTGCGAGGAGTACGGCGTGGTCCTGGACAACGCGCACACCTCTGCCGCTGATGCCCTGGCCACGTTGAAGGTCCTGGACGCCATGGCGGGAAAATTCCCCAAGCTGATGATGCCAGCCAGCCAACTCCACCAACTGCAGGTTGACTGGGCCGTCAGCCAGGCGGCAGACTTCCAGGGCTATCTCCGCAAGACCAAGCCGGCAGCGGTTATTGAGGGCGATTGGCCCGTCCTCCCTCCACAGGACGCAAGCACCGGCGGCTTCTAG
- a CDS encoding uroporphyrinogen-III synthase: MGLVSRAAGPGSPLDGARVLITRSPERSLALVAALEKAGASALLLPLIDFERAADQHSLDVACDALGAGAFDWLMVTSATTVHVLLGKAKERGLALNQLVPAGTRIAAVGPATCRLLETNGLTVHLTPSDEQSAAGMLDTWPGGGRVLLPQADIAAPRLAQGLSAAGSDVTVVTAYRTVDYPAAAERRLAVPAEDGAAGQVTPSYSLLSPAAASAGISDGSINAVLAASPSAVRRIAGLSPLHGCRLVVIGRSTAEQAAALGLKVAAVAAEPTPEGLVAAVEAALATARFPAEPDGRAAPH; this comes from the coding sequence ATGGGATTGGTCTCCCGTGCAGCAGGGCCGGGCAGTCCGCTGGACGGAGCCCGGGTCCTGATCACGCGCAGCCCCGAACGCTCACTGGCGCTTGTGGCTGCACTGGAGAAGGCTGGAGCCAGCGCCCTTCTCCTGCCGCTCATCGACTTCGAGCGTGCGGCAGACCAGCATTCCCTTGATGTTGCCTGCGACGCGCTGGGGGCCGGAGCTTTCGACTGGCTGATGGTTACGAGCGCCACCACAGTCCATGTACTCCTGGGCAAGGCTAAGGAACGCGGCCTTGCGCTGAACCAGCTGGTTCCAGCAGGCACCCGGATCGCGGCCGTCGGGCCTGCCACCTGCAGGCTGTTGGAAACGAACGGGCTGACCGTGCACTTAACGCCTTCGGACGAGCAGTCCGCCGCCGGGATGCTCGATACCTGGCCAGGCGGAGGCAGGGTATTGCTGCCGCAGGCCGATATTGCGGCCCCCCGGCTGGCCCAGGGACTGTCGGCGGCGGGCAGCGACGTCACGGTGGTGACGGCCTACCGGACGGTCGATTACCCGGCGGCCGCTGAGCGAAGGCTTGCTGTGCCCGCGGAAGACGGTGCTGCCGGCCAGGTTACGCCGTCGTACTCGCTGCTCTCGCCGGCCGCAGCCAGCGCCGGGATCTCGGACGGAAGCATCAACGCGGTACTGGCAGCCTCACCCAGCGCCGTGCGGCGCATCGCCGGCCTCTCGCCATTGCACGGCTGCCGCCTGGTGGTGATCGGGCGTTCGACGGCGGAACAGGCCGCCGCGCTTGGCCTGAAGGTGGCCGCGGTGGCCGCCGAGCCTACCCCGGAAGGACTTGTAGCCGCCGTCGAAGCCGCCCTTGCAACAGCCCGTTTCCCGGCAGAGCCGGACGGCCGCGCGGCGCCGCACTGA
- a CDS encoding amino acid ABC transporter ATP-binding protein has product MTEFASGTLTGKNLHLSFGHNHVLRGIDLHVEKGTTASVIGPSGSGKSTLLRVMNRLIEPDQGDILLDGRSVLKDNPDGLRQRIGMVFQQFNLFPHKTVVDNVSLALRKLRKLPKDQARAEALEQLDLVGLKHKADARPANLSGGQQQRVAIARALAMKPEVMFFDEATSALDPELVKGVLALMADLAKGGMTMVVVTHEMGFSRNVSDTVTFMDAGVVVESGPPEQVFTAPRTDRLKGFLSDVL; this is encoded by the coding sequence ATGACGGAATTTGCTTCCGGAACCCTGACCGGGAAAAACCTGCACCTCTCCTTCGGCCACAACCACGTTCTCCGCGGCATTGACCTGCATGTGGAGAAGGGGACCACGGCTTCGGTGATCGGCCCCTCCGGGTCCGGGAAGTCAACCCTGTTGCGGGTCATGAACCGGCTCATCGAACCGGATCAGGGTGACATCCTGCTGGATGGCCGTTCGGTCCTGAAGGACAACCCGGACGGGCTCCGGCAGCGGATTGGCATGGTGTTCCAGCAGTTCAACCTGTTCCCGCACAAAACGGTGGTGGACAATGTTTCGCTGGCCCTTCGCAAGCTCCGGAAGTTGCCCAAGGACCAGGCACGTGCCGAAGCCCTGGAGCAGCTGGACCTTGTGGGCCTGAAGCACAAGGCCGATGCCCGCCCCGCCAATCTCTCCGGCGGCCAGCAGCAGCGCGTGGCGATTGCCCGTGCACTGGCCATGAAGCCGGAGGTCATGTTCTTCGATGAGGCCACATCGGCACTGGACCCTGAGCTGGTCAAGGGTGTCCTGGCACTGATGGCGGACCTCGCGAAGGGTGGCATGACCATGGTTGTGGTGACCCACGAAATGGGCTTCTCCCGCAACGTGTCCGACACTGTAACGTTTATGGACGCCGGCGTCGTTGTGGAGTCAGGGCCTCCGGAGCAGGTGTTCACGGCACCCCGCACGGACCGGCTCAAGGGCTTCCTCTCGGACGTCCTCTAG
- the hemB gene encoding porphobilinogen synthase gives MTYPSQRPRRLRTTPAMRRLTAETRLAPAELILPAFIREGLAGPNPISSMPGVVQHTTDTLKRAAAEAVELGLGGIMLFGIPETRDAEGSASLDPEGVLNKAIRDVRAEVGDDLVIMSDVCLDEFTDHGHCGVVDGDGYVDNDRTVDIYARMAVAQADAGAHMLGPSGMMDGQIAAIRSALDQAGHTNTSVIAYAAKYASAFYGPFREAVDSQLKGDRRTYQMDAGNRTEALREVELDLAEGADIVMVKPAMSYLDIVADVAAMSPVPVAAYQISGEYAMIEAAAANGWIDRRAAITESVLGIRRAGANMVLTYWAAELAGWLKESR, from the coding sequence ATGACATATCCCAGCCAGCGCCCCCGCCGCCTGCGCACCACTCCTGCCATGCGCCGGCTTACCGCTGAAACACGCCTGGCACCGGCCGAGCTCATCCTTCCGGCTTTCATCAGGGAAGGCCTGGCCGGGCCAAACCCGATTTCCTCCATGCCGGGCGTTGTCCAGCACACCACGGACACCCTTAAGCGGGCGGCCGCTGAGGCTGTTGAGCTGGGACTGGGCGGGATCATGCTGTTCGGCATCCCGGAAACCCGCGACGCCGAAGGCTCGGCCTCCCTTGACCCGGAGGGTGTGCTGAACAAGGCCATCCGGGACGTTCGGGCGGAGGTAGGAGACGACCTGGTCATCATGAGCGACGTGTGCCTGGACGAATTCACCGACCACGGCCACTGCGGGGTGGTGGACGGCGACGGGTACGTGGACAACGACCGGACCGTGGATATCTACGCCCGGATGGCCGTGGCACAGGCGGACGCCGGCGCCCACATGCTGGGTCCCTCCGGCATGATGGACGGACAGATCGCGGCCATCCGGAGCGCGCTGGACCAGGCCGGCCACACCAACACGTCGGTCATCGCCTACGCCGCGAAATACGCATCCGCGTTCTATGGCCCGTTCCGTGAGGCCGTCGATTCGCAGCTCAAGGGCGACCGGCGGACGTACCAGATGGACGCGGGCAACCGCACAGAGGCCCTGCGCGAGGTGGAGCTGGACTTGGCCGAGGGCGCTGACATCGTGATGGTCAAACCGGCCATGAGCTACCTGGACATTGTGGCCGACGTTGCCGCGATGAGCCCTGTGCCGGTCGCGGCCTATCAAATCTCCGGCGAGTACGCCATGATCGAAGCGGCAGCGGCCAACGGCTGGATCGACCGGCGGGCAGCGATTACCGAGTCGGTGCTGGGGATCCGCCGGGCGGGCGCCAACATGGTGCTGACCTACTGGGCGGCGGAGCTGGCCGGCTGGCTGAAGGAATCCAGATGA
- the hemL gene encoding glutamate-1-semialdehyde 2,1-aminomutase: MTSSNPRNEALFDRARQLMPGGVNSPVRAFGSVGGTPRFMVAAKGPYLTDADGKEYVDLVCSWGPALLGHAHPAVLDAVHAAVDRGLSFGASTPDEANLAAIVQERVPAVERLRMVSTGTEATMTAVRLARGFTGRNLIIKFAGCYHGHLDSLLASAGSGVATLALPGSAGVTEATTAETLVLPYNDLAAVKEAFATHGPNIAAVITEAAPANMGVVTPEDGFNLGLSRITREHGALLIVDEVLTGFRTGYSGYWGLTGGASDAAEPWTPDLLTFGKVIGGGMPTAALGGRADVMDHLAPTGPVYQAGTLSGNPVAMAAGVATLTHATHDVYSFIDVRSLELSSAVSTALDAAGVDHSIQFAGNLFSVAFGTSVHGVHNYADAQAQEAFRYAPFFHSMLESGVYLPPSVFEAWFLSAAHDDAAMNRIFDALPAAAKAAAAAQG, translated from the coding sequence ATGACTTCCAGCAACCCTCGCAACGAGGCACTCTTCGACCGCGCCCGCCAACTGATGCCGGGCGGGGTCAATTCGCCGGTCCGCGCTTTCGGATCCGTGGGCGGGACCCCGCGCTTCATGGTCGCCGCCAAGGGGCCGTACCTGACGGACGCCGACGGCAAGGAATACGTGGACCTGGTCTGCTCCTGGGGCCCGGCGCTGCTGGGGCACGCGCACCCGGCTGTCCTGGACGCGGTCCACGCCGCCGTGGACCGCGGCCTCTCCTTTGGCGCCTCCACGCCGGATGAGGCAAACCTGGCCGCCATCGTCCAGGAGCGCGTTCCCGCCGTCGAGCGCCTGCGGATGGTGTCCACCGGCACCGAAGCCACCATGACCGCCGTCCGGCTGGCCCGCGGCTTCACCGGACGCAACCTGATCATCAAGTTCGCCGGCTGCTACCACGGCCACCTGGACAGCCTCCTGGCGTCAGCAGGCTCGGGCGTGGCCACGCTGGCCCTTCCCGGCTCAGCCGGTGTCACCGAGGCCACCACGGCCGAAACCCTGGTGCTTCCGTACAACGACCTCGCGGCCGTCAAGGAAGCCTTCGCTACCCACGGGCCCAATATTGCGGCAGTCATCACCGAGGCCGCACCGGCCAACATGGGCGTTGTGACTCCCGAGGATGGCTTCAACCTGGGCCTCTCCCGCATCACCCGCGAGCATGGCGCGCTGCTCATCGTGGACGAGGTGCTGACCGGCTTCCGCACCGGCTACTCCGGCTACTGGGGCCTCACCGGCGGCGCATCGGACGCCGCGGAACCCTGGACCCCGGACCTGCTGACCTTCGGCAAGGTCATCGGCGGCGGGATGCCGACGGCGGCACTCGGCGGACGCGCCGACGTCATGGATCACCTGGCCCCGACGGGACCGGTCTACCAGGCCGGAACGCTCTCGGGAAACCCGGTGGCGATGGCAGCCGGTGTAGCCACGCTGACACACGCCACCCACGACGTGTACTCGTTCATCGACGTCCGGTCCCTGGAACTCTCGTCCGCCGTGTCCACAGCCCTTGATGCGGCGGGGGTGGACCACTCCATCCAGTTCGCCGGGAACCTGTTCTCGGTGGCGTTCGGAACCTCGGTGCACGGTGTCCACAATTACGCGGACGCCCAGGCCCAGGAGGCGTTCCGCTACGCACCCTTCTTCCACTCGATGCTGGAGTCAGGCGTGTACCTGCCGCCGTCGGTCTTCGAAGCATGGTTCCTCTCTGCTGCGCACGACGACGCCGCCATGAACCGGATCTTCGACGCCCTTCCGGCGGCAGCAAAGGCAGCCGCGGCCGCCCAAGGCTAG
- the hemC gene encoding hydroxymethylbilane synthase, translating to MTVRIGTRASKLALTQTQQTADQLAAVGGFSVELVHVRTDGDVLTGSLSQMGGTGVFVAALRDALLRNECDVAVHSLKDLPTGAAVGLSLAATPRRVDVRDVLCARDGLKLADLPAGATVGTGSPRRAAQLRAARPDLQILDIRGNVDTRLGRVPGLPGNTTDQMVPGKSCDLDAVVLAAAGLERINRLDAVSEFLETDIMLPAAGQGSLAIECRTADAPPRPGSSDGSRKVLAQALAALDDRDTRLAVTAERALLARLEAGCAAPVGAYAYRKGSMLHLEAVVCAVDGTASVRDNRATDGLTEVGATLLGIELAEILLAAGAADIADLQAS from the coding sequence GTGACCGTCCGGATCGGAACCCGCGCCAGCAAACTCGCGCTGACGCAGACGCAGCAGACCGCGGACCAGCTTGCCGCCGTCGGAGGTTTTTCCGTGGAGCTCGTCCACGTCAGGACCGACGGCGACGTGCTCACCGGATCGCTGTCGCAAATGGGCGGTACCGGCGTGTTCGTGGCCGCGCTGCGCGACGCACTCCTGAGGAACGAATGCGATGTCGCAGTCCATTCCCTCAAGGACCTGCCCACGGGTGCTGCAGTTGGGCTGAGCCTCGCGGCTACCCCGCGGCGGGTTGACGTCCGCGATGTCCTGTGTGCGCGGGACGGGTTGAAGCTCGCCGACCTTCCCGCCGGGGCGACCGTGGGCACGGGTTCGCCCCGCCGCGCCGCCCAGCTCCGCGCGGCCAGGCCCGACCTGCAAATCCTGGACATCCGCGGAAACGTGGACACGCGCCTGGGCCGGGTACCCGGGCTCCCCGGCAACACCACGGACCAGATGGTTCCGGGCAAGTCCTGCGACCTTGACGCTGTTGTCCTGGCAGCCGCCGGCCTGGAACGAATTAACAGGCTGGACGCGGTCAGCGAATTCCTGGAGACGGACATCATGCTGCCAGCGGCCGGGCAGGGTTCCCTGGCGATCGAATGCCGCACAGCAGATGCACCTCCGAGGCCCGGTTCAAGCGACGGATCGCGGAAAGTGCTGGCCCAGGCCCTGGCCGCACTCGATGATCGGGACACCCGGCTCGCCGTCACGGCCGAGCGGGCCCTGCTGGCCCGGCTCGAAGCCGGCTGTGCAGCTCCGGTGGGCGCCTATGCCTACCGGAAGGGCAGCATGCTTCACCTCGAGGCAGTGGTGTGTGCCGTGGACGGCACGGCGTCCGTCCGGGACAATCGCGCAACGGACGGCCTCACCGAAGTGGGTGCCACGCTCCTGGGCATCGAACTGGCCGAAATCCTCCTTGCCGCCGGGGCCGCCGACATCGCCGACCTCCAGGCCTCCTGA
- a CDS encoding ABC transporter substrate-binding protein, producing MKIKAMKWFTTAPVAIALAVSLAACGSGSSQPSGTPTDALAGSDQQTLDKYTTADVTPIDEIDKTKLGLNTEGTLEVGTLSDAPPNIFIDPSGKFTGYDNELLRAIAGKLGLEVEFVATDFSALLSQVQTKQFDVGSSSISTTEARRQNVGFTNGYDFGFMAVVAKSDGDVKGFDDLTSDLRIGVVQGTVQDDYVTNTLGMEPIRFPDYATVYANVRNGQVDAWVAPSQQAEGQVKEGDGTSIVESKVNTENFTAYAVAKDNQPLIDALNSGLDAVIADGTWSKLTKEWYPDREMPSDWKPGSKAATVPQS from the coding sequence ATGAAAATCAAAGCGATGAAGTGGTTCACTACCGCTCCCGTTGCAATCGCCCTCGCTGTTTCCCTGGCAGCCTGCGGCTCAGGATCCTCGCAGCCCAGCGGTACCCCTACTGATGCCCTCGCCGGCAGCGACCAGCAGACGCTGGACAAGTACACCACCGCCGACGTCACCCCGATCGACGAGATCGACAAGACCAAACTCGGCCTCAACACCGAAGGCACGCTCGAAGTGGGCACCCTCTCGGACGCCCCGCCCAACATCTTCATCGACCCCTCGGGCAAGTTCACCGGCTACGACAACGAACTGCTGCGCGCCATCGCCGGCAAGCTCGGCCTCGAGGTCGAATTCGTTGCCACCGACTTCTCGGCCCTCCTCTCCCAGGTACAGACCAAGCAGTTCGATGTCGGGTCCTCTTCCATCTCCACCACCGAGGCGCGCCGCCAGAATGTTGGCTTCACCAACGGCTACGACTTCGGTTTCATGGCCGTTGTTGCCAAGTCCGACGGCGACGTCAAGGGCTTCGACGACCTGACCTCCGACCTGCGTATCGGCGTGGTCCAGGGCACCGTGCAGGACGACTACGTCACCAACACCCTGGGCATGGAGCCGATCCGCTTCCCGGACTACGCCACCGTTTATGCCAACGTGCGCAACGGCCAGGTGGACGCCTGGGTGGCACCGTCCCAGCAGGCCGAGGGCCAGGTAAAGGAAGGCGACGGCACTTCCATCGTCGAATCCAAGGTCAACACGGAGAACTTCACCGCCTACGCCGTGGCCAAGGACAACCAGCCGCTGATCGATGCTTTGAACTCCGGCCTTGACGCGGTCATCGCCGACGGGACCTGGTCCAAGCTGACCAAGGAATGGTACCCGGACCGTGAGATGCCGAGTGACTGGAAGCCGGGCAGCAAGGCCGCCACGGTTCCCCAGAGCTGA
- a CDS encoding MGMT family protein, whose product MRIEYVKAVLAIVRLVPAGSAVSYGDVAELLGSGGPRQVGSAMSHYGSGVSWWRVLKASGHAPEGHEAEALRHYLGEGTPLVGAYEAFLRTGEGRWRVDLPAARWSPTDEDSDCVDAIAGQLERRLHGLSVADDGMSV is encoded by the coding sequence ATGCGGATCGAGTATGTGAAGGCGGTGCTGGCCATTGTGAGGCTGGTACCGGCAGGGTCCGCGGTTTCCTATGGAGACGTCGCCGAACTGCTCGGATCGGGCGGGCCACGCCAGGTCGGGTCAGCCATGAGCCATTACGGGAGTGGCGTCTCCTGGTGGCGTGTCCTTAAGGCGAGCGGACACGCTCCGGAAGGACATGAAGCCGAAGCCCTGCGCCACTACCTCGGGGAAGGAACCCCGCTCGTCGGTGCCTACGAGGCCTTTCTGCGAACAGGGGAGGGCCGTTGGCGCGTGGATCTTCCTGCTGCCCGGTGGTCGCCGACAGACGAGGATTCTGACTGCGTGGATGCCATTGCCGGGCAACTGGAGCGTCGGCTCCATGGATTGTCGGTGGCTGATGATGGAATGTCGGTGTGA